A genomic segment from Acidimicrobiales bacterium encodes:
- a CDS encoding heterodisulfide reductase-related iron-sulfur binding cluster: MTTTYDPTHPAYLAAPDLRAEMTRVFDICHGCRLCFNLCPAFPSLFEMIDAKDGAVGELTAAEQDRVVDECYQCKLCYLKCPYVPPHEWALDFPRLMMRARAVRHATPGRPLAERLADQVLARTDLVGRVSTLAAPLVNAVTGTPGTLARKVMEASVGVAAGRVLPPYARERFSTWVRRRPSALESPRAEVSVFPTCFIEYMEPAIGRALVGVYERNRVACSLPAGARCCGAPWLHGGDVERFRRAARRNVAVLAREVRAGRDVIVAQPTCAYVVKKDYPIYAPGTDADLVAAHTFDPAEHLVALHRREGLDTEFTGPTPSDVAYHRACHLRAEQQGARGKELLELLGAKVSLIERCSGIDGTWGYRRENYELARRVARPLARAVEESGDATVCGDCHLANSAIREETGRRPLHPVQLLARAYGIEGSE; this comes from the coding sequence ATGACGACGACCTACGACCCGACGCATCCGGCCTACCTCGCCGCGCCGGACCTGCGCGCCGAGATGACGCGGGTGTTCGACATCTGCCACGGCTGCCGCCTCTGCTTCAACCTCTGCCCGGCGTTCCCCTCGCTGTTCGAGATGATCGACGCCAAGGACGGCGCCGTGGGCGAGCTCACGGCCGCCGAGCAGGACCGCGTCGTCGACGAGTGCTACCAGTGCAAGCTCTGCTACCTGAAGTGCCCCTACGTGCCGCCCCACGAGTGGGCGCTCGACTTCCCCCGCCTCATGATGCGGGCGCGCGCCGTGCGGCACGCGACGCCGGGCCGCCCGCTCGCCGAGCGGCTCGCCGACCAGGTCCTGGCGCGCACCGACCTCGTCGGCCGTGTGTCGACGCTCGCCGCGCCGCTCGTCAACGCCGTCACCGGCACGCCGGGCACGCTCGCCCGCAAGGTGATGGAGGCGAGCGTCGGCGTGGCAGCCGGACGGGTGCTCCCCCCCTACGCGCGGGAGCGCTTCAGCACCTGGGTCCGCCGGCGGCCGAGCGCGCTCGAGTCGCCGAGGGCGGAGGTGAGCGTCTTCCCGACGTGCTTCATCGAGTACATGGAGCCGGCGATCGGCCGCGCGCTCGTCGGTGTCTACGAGCGCAACCGGGTCGCCTGCAGCCTGCCCGCGGGCGCCCGCTGCTGCGGCGCGCCGTGGCTGCACGGCGGGGACGTCGAGCGGTTCCGCCGCGCGGCGCGGCGGAACGTCGCCGTGCTGGCGAGGGAGGTGCGCGCCGGGCGCGACGTCATCGTCGCCCAGCCCACCTGCGCCTACGTCGTGAAGAAGGACTACCCGATCTACGCCCCGGGGACCGACGCGGACCTGGTCGCCGCGCACACCTTCGACCCGGCCGAGCACCTCGTCGCGCTCCATCGGCGCGAGGGGCTCGACACCGAGTTCACCGGCCCCACGCCGTCGGACGTCGCCTACCACCGCGCCTGCCACCTGCGGGCCGAGCAGCAAGGTGCGAGGGGCAAGGAGCTCCTCGAGCTGCTCGGGGCGAAGGTCTCCCTCATCGAGCGCTGCTCGGGGATCGACGGGACCTGGGGCTACCGGCGGGAGAACTACGAGCTGGCGCGCCGGGTGGCCCGGCCGCTCGCTCGTGCCGTCGAGGAATCGGGCGACGCCACCGTGTGCGGGGACTGCCATCTGGCGAACAGCGCGATCCGGGAGGAGACCGGCCGACGGCCGCTGCACCCGGTGCAGCTGCTGGCGCGCGCCTACGGCATCGAGGGGTCCGAGTGA
- a CDS encoding rubrerythrin family protein — protein sequence MPQLKNSRTEANLKEAFAGESQANRRYLYFAQKADVEGYPDVAALFRSVAEGETGHAFGHFDFLREVGDPVTGEPVGSTADNLRSAIAGETYEYTEMYPGFARVAREEGFEEIAEWLETLARAEKSHAGRFQQGLSSIAS from the coding sequence GTGCCGCAGCTCAAGAACTCACGGACCGAGGCGAACCTGAAGGAGGCCTTCGCGGGCGAGAGCCAGGCGAACCGCCGCTACCTCTACTTCGCCCAGAAGGCCGACGTCGAGGGGTACCCCGACGTCGCTGCGCTGTTCCGCTCCGTGGCCGAGGGCGAGACCGGGCACGCCTTCGGGCACTTCGACTTCCTGCGCGAGGTCGGCGACCCGGTGACGGGGGAGCCGGTCGGCTCGACGGCGGACAACCTGCGTTCGGCCATCGCCGGCGAGACCTACGAGTACACGGAGATGTACCCGGGGTTCGCGCGGGTCGCCCGCGAGGAGGGGTTCGAGGAGATCGCGGAGTGGCTCGAGACGCTGGCGCGCGCCGAGAAGAGCCACGCCGGCCGCTTCCAGCAGGGGCTGAGCTCGATCGCCAGCTGA